GTTGCCGTAGCGGCCCTGGGAACGGTCTACGCCGTCAGCGGAAGCGAGGCCGGGCTGGGCGAGACCCTGGCCCACGCCTGGTCGCTTCCCACCGCCCTTGCGTTTCTCGCCTGGTACGTGTACGCCCCCCAGTGCCTCTCCACCCTGGCCATCACCCGCCGAGAGACCAACTCTTGGCGCTGGCCCATTGTCATGGCGGCCTACATGTTCGCTCTCGCGTACCTCGCGGCATTCGTCACCTACCACGTAGCCTCGTGGATGCTCGCGTCATGACAGGTCAGGAGCTGGTCGTGCTCGCGTTGGTGGGGGTGGCGTGCGCGCACCTGACGCTCGCCCTCGGACCAACACGATGGCGGGGCCACGTGGCTGCCCATCTTCGCGCACTGAGCGCACGCCCCAGCCTGCCGATGTGGCTTCGCCGCGCCGCCGTATCACTGGGACGCACCATCGCGCCTCCGCCGGCGTGCACGGGGTGCGCGGCCCACCGCCCTCCCCCTATCTCTGAATGGATCCGAAAGGATCCTCCAAGGGTATCCAGGCGGCCGTAGCGCAGTCGCAGCGAAAGGCGTCAAGATGGGGAAGGCCAGGGAACACTGGTCATCTCCCGCTCGCGCGGGCTCGAGGAGGCTGAATGTCCGTCCCCCCCGTTTCCCCGTCTGCATCATCGTCTGTGGCGCTGTCAATGCTCCTGGAACGCTACCACGAAGACCGCAGCCCCGCTCTTCTCGAGGAGATCGTGGCGCGGCAGATGCATCTCGTTCGGCAGGTGACACGTCGCTTTGCAGATCGCGGAGAATCACTGGAAGACCTGCAGCAGGTTGCGGCCCTCGGGCTGGTCAAGGCCGTTCAGAGCTACAACCCGACCCTCGGGCATCAGTTCTCGACCTACGCCATTCCCACGATGCTCGGAGAGATCAAGCGATGGTTCCGCGACAAGGGGTGGGCCGTGCGCGTTCCCCGGCGGCTGCAAGAGCTCGGCCAGGCGGTGCGCCGCAGCCAGGAAGCCCTGTCGCACACCCTCGGACGCGTCCCCACGACGCACGAGATCGCCAATGCGCTTCACGTCACCAGCGAGCAGGTGACCGAAGCCCTCGAATCAACCCAGCACTACCGGGCCCTCTCCATCGATGCGATGCAGAACCCGTCAGGCGAGGAAGGGGACGAGCGCACGCCGCTGTCCATTGGTCACGACGACCCGGCCATGCGCAACGCAGATCTCCGCGTCATCCTGGAACGAGCCTGTGACCGACTTCCGCAGCGAGAGCGCGAGATCGTGCGCCTGCGCTTCGTCGAGGGACTGTCTCAGGCGCAGGTGGCCCGCCGCCTATCGCTCTCGCAGATGCACATCTCCCGCTTGCAGAAGCGCGCGCTGACCACCCTTCGCGAAGCCATCGAGCCGAAGGAACCCCCTCTGCCAGCGGGCGCGCTTGCAACGACGGCGCGCGTCAGGGGCTGAGAGCGATGTCTCCGCGCGGACATGAGGCCTGAGCCCCAGGGGCGTGCAACGCAAGGAGCGCTCAGCGCTCGACCAGGCCCTGGGTGGAGTTGTACTGCGGGTAGTTGGCCGCGTACCCCGCGCCCGAGTGATTGCTCGAACCGCTGCAGATCACCGTGAAGGCGTCAGGCACGCTTGCAGAGGTGAAACCGCTCGTCGTGTATGAGACCGTGCCCACCGACGGGCAGGTCGGAATCGATTTCAGGTAGTTCGGTGTCAAGGTCGAGGGATTCGTGGGATAGCGCCCCGAGTTGTCGGTGGAATACATGGTCAGGGCGGTTCCGATGTTCTTCAGATTGGACTTGCACGCCGTAGCCTGGCCTTGAGCGCGAGCACGAATGAAGTTCGGAACCAGGATCGCCGCCAGGATGGCA
This Pseudomonadota bacterium DNA region includes the following protein-coding sequences:
- a CDS encoding prepilin-type N-terminal cleavage/methylation domain-containing protein, whose translation is MQFRSRSTGFTLIELMIVIAIIAILAAILVPNFIRARAQGQATACKSNLKNIGTALTMYSTDNSGRYPTNPSTLTPNYLKSIPTCPSVGTVSYTTSGFTSASVPDAFTVICSGSSNHSGAGYAANYPQYNSTQGLVER
- a CDS encoding SigB/SigF/SigG family RNA polymerase sigma factor, whose product is MSVPPVSPSASSSVALSMLLERYHEDRSPALLEEIVARQMHLVRQVTRRFADRGESLEDLQQVAALGLVKAVQSYNPTLGHQFSTYAIPTMLGEIKRWFRDKGWAVRVPRRLQELGQAVRRSQEALSHTLGRVPTTHEIANALHVTSEQVTEALESTQHYRALSIDAMQNPSGEEGDERTPLSIGHDDPAMRNADLRVILERACDRLPQREREIVRLRFVEGLSQAQVARRLSLSQMHISRLQKRALTTLREAIEPKEPPLPAGALATTARVRG